The following coding sequences lie in one Blastocatellia bacterium genomic window:
- a CDS encoding SCO family protein, producing the protein MSHREEPHEHRTRALIRRRWGATLLIGLVGLAPLSAMAQQLAPDPLRDVGIDQKLNAQVPGELLFRDEGGREVRLAEYFGEKPIILALVYYECPMLCTLVLNGLVRALRAMPLTAGRDFTVLTVSINPAETPALAAEKKAAYIEHYGRAEARQGWHFLTGEPPAIHRLAETVGFRYVYDPRTKQYAHAAGIMVLTPSGRVSRYFYGLEYSARDLRLGLVDASEGKIGSPVEKVLLLCYRYDPATGKYSLAILRIVQLAGAGTLLGLGLFLVIMFRRDRRREN; encoded by the coding sequence ATGAGTCATCGAGAGGAACCTCACGAGCACCGCACGAGGGCGCTCATCCGCCGTCGGTGGGGAGCTACTCTCCTCATCGGTCTCGTCGGTCTCGCTCCGCTATCGGCGATGGCCCAGCAGCTCGCTCCCGATCCGTTACGCGATGTGGGAATTGATCAGAAACTCAACGCTCAGGTTCCCGGTGAGCTTCTCTTTCGCGATGAGGGGGGGCGCGAGGTTCGGCTGGCCGAATATTTTGGGGAGAAGCCGATCATTCTGGCGCTTGTCTACTACGAGTGTCCGATGCTCTGCACGCTCGTGCTCAATGGGCTTGTGCGGGCTCTGCGAGCCATGCCTCTGACGGCGGGGCGCGACTTCACTGTACTGACGGTGAGTATAAATCCGGCCGAGACGCCGGCGCTCGCGGCGGAAAAGAAAGCCGCCTACATCGAGCATTACGGGCGCGCCGAGGCCCGCCAGGGATGGCACTTCCTCACGGGGGAGCCTCCGGCGATTCATCGTTTGGCCGAGACCGTCGGCTTCCGCTACGTCTATGATCCGCGCACCAAACAGTATGCCCACGCTGCCGGGATCATGGTGCTGACTCCATCGGGGCGCGTCTCCCGCTATTTTTACGGACTGGAGTATTCGGCGCGAGATCTGCGCCTGGGACTCGTTGACGCATCCGAAGGAAAAATCGGATCGCCGGTGGAAAAGGTCCTTTTGCTCTGCTACCGCTATGACCCCGCGACGGGGAAATACAGCCTGGCCATCCTTCGCATCGTTCAACTGGCCGGTGCGGGCACTCTTCTCGGACTGGGCCTTTTTCTCGTCATCATGTTCCGTCGCGATCGCCGGAGGGAGAACTGA
- the coxB gene encoding cytochrome c oxidase subunit II, whose product MWEGFPLFPESASTIAGTVDRLYFFLIGVAIFFSLLIGSLVFIFAIKYRRRTENETPRPIVGSLKLELVWTIIPFILAMIMYAQGVSVYFETSRPPSGAMEIYVVGKQWMWKLQHPNGRREINELHVPVGMPIKLTMTSEDVIHSFYVPAFRIKMDVLPGRYTTTWFQATKTGRFHLFCAEYCGTKHSGMIGWVIVMEPSDFEEWLRTTPPPAAPRGLAGERPPLPVRPGESLAAVGERLFQQLGCNSCHLPEPGGQGPPLTGIFGRRITLEGGETVVADETYLRESIINPMAKIVSGYPPIMPPFQGKLTEEELVELIEYIKSLGRGERTTSQP is encoded by the coding sequence ATGTGGGAAGGATTTCCTCTCTTTCCAGAAAGCGCATCAACCATCGCCGGGACCGTTGACCGGCTCTACTTCTTCCTCATCGGGGTGGCGATCTTCTTCTCCCTGCTCATCGGCTCCCTCGTATTTATCTTTGCCATCAAGTACCGTCGTCGGACCGAGAATGAAACTCCTCGCCCCATTGTCGGATCGCTCAAACTCGAACTGGTGTGGACGATCATTCCTTTCATTCTGGCCATGATCATGTATGCTCAAGGGGTGAGCGTCTACTTCGAGACGTCGCGGCCTCCGTCGGGGGCCATGGAGATTTACGTCGTGGGGAAGCAGTGGATGTGGAAGCTTCAGCACCCGAATGGCCGACGCGAGATCAATGAGCTGCATGTTCCCGTCGGGATGCCCATCAAGTTGACGATGACATCGGAAGACGTCATCCACAGCTTCTATGTGCCGGCGTTTCGCATAAAGATGGACGTTCTGCCGGGGCGGTATACGACGACATGGTTTCAGGCGACCAAGACTGGTCGGTTTCATCTCTTCTGCGCCGAGTACTGCGGGACAAAGCATTCCGGCATGATCGGCTGGGTGATCGTTATGGAGCCCTCAGATTTCGAGGAGTGGTTGCGGACGACGCCCCCACCAGCAGCGCCGCGCGGTCTGGCCGGTGAGCGTCCGCCGTTACCCGTGAGGCCCGGAGAATCACTGGCCGCCGTCGGCGAGCGTCTCTTCCAGCAGCTGGGGTGTAATTCCTGTCACCTGCCGGAGCCGGGAGGACAGGGGCCTCCCCTGACCGGCATTTTCGGCAGGCGCATCACGCTCGAGGGCGGCGAGACAGTTGTCGCTGATGAAACCTATCTCCGCGAATCCATCATCAACCCGATGGCGAAAATCGTCTCCGGGTATCCGCCGATCATGCCTCCGTTTCAGGGGAAACTGACGGAGGAAGAACTCGTCGAATTGATCGAGTACATCAAATCCCTCGGACGGGGAGAAAGGACGACGTCACAGCCATGA
- the ctaD gene encoding cytochrome c oxidase subunit I: MSSPVKLPGQHYLNAAYGIKSWLLTTDHKRIAWLYLASITLFFFVGGFFAVLIRLELMTPQGDLVEAETYNKLFTMHGLFMIFFFLIPSIPAVLGNFLVPMMIGAPDLAFPRLNLASWYIYIAGATLALVAAVTGGVDTGWTFYTPYSSIYSNTNVVLAALGIFITGFSSILTGINFIVTIHKMRAPGLTWFRLPLFIWAHYATSIIMVLGTPVLAVTIVLVAIERIFRIGFFDPALGGDPVLFQHLFWFYSHPAVYIMILPGMGVISELVTCFSRKRIFGYSFVAFSSLAIAVVGFLVWGHHMFVSSQSVYASMIFSILSFVVAVPSAIKVFNWTATLYKGSISLQTPMLYALGFIGLFTIGGMTGLALAALGLDVHVHDTYFVVAHFHYIMVGGMVMAYLGGLHFWWPKMTGRMYPEWWGRLSALIIFVGFNLAFFPQFLLGYLGMPRRYHAYPEEFQVLNVMSSAGASILGIGYLIPMIYFIWSMRYGAQAGPNPWQAKGLEWQTPSPPPTENFPITPVVTEDAYAYSQEEAAVV, translated from the coding sequence ATGAGTTCACCGGTGAAATTGCCCGGACAGCATTATCTCAATGCGGCCTACGGCATCAAGTCGTGGCTGCTCACGACAGATCATAAGCGAATTGCCTGGTTGTACCTGGCTTCGATCACGCTCTTCTTTTTCGTGGGCGGATTTTTCGCCGTACTCATTCGACTGGAGCTGATGACGCCCCAGGGGGACCTGGTGGAGGCCGAAACCTATAACAAGCTCTTCACCATGCACGGGCTGTTCATGATCTTCTTCTTCCTCATCCCTTCGATTCCGGCCGTGCTGGGGAATTTCCTCGTGCCGATGATGATCGGCGCGCCTGATCTGGCCTTCCCGCGCCTGAACCTGGCGAGCTGGTACATCTACATCGCGGGGGCGACGCTTGCCCTGGTGGCCGCCGTGACCGGGGGAGTGGACACCGGATGGACCTTCTACACCCCGTATAGCAGCATCTACTCGAATACCAATGTCGTCCTCGCCGCCCTGGGGATCTTCATCACCGGGTTCTCCTCGATCCTCACGGGCATCAACTTCATCGTCACGATTCACAAGATGCGAGCACCGGGGCTCACCTGGTTCCGGCTGCCGCTGTTCATTTGGGCCCATTACGCCACGAGCATCATCATGGTGCTCGGCACGCCGGTTCTGGCGGTGACCATTGTGCTGGTCGCTATCGAGCGCATCTTCCGCATCGGCTTTTTCGATCCCGCGCTCGGCGGAGACCCCGTTCTCTTCCAGCACCTTTTCTGGTTCTACTCGCACCCGGCCGTTTACATCATGATTCTTCCCGGCATGGGCGTGATCAGCGAGCTGGTCACTTGCTTCTCGCGCAAACGGATCTTCGGCTACAGTTTCGTCGCCTTCTCCAGTCTCGCCATTGCGGTCGTGGGGTTCCTCGTCTGGGGTCACCACATGTTCGTCAGCAGCCAATCGGTCTACGCGAGCATGATCTTCTCGATTTTGAGCTTCGTCGTTGCGGTTCCCTCTGCCATCAAGGTCTTCAACTGGACGGCGACGCTCTACAAAGGCTCGATATCCCTTCAGACGCCCATGCTCTACGCGCTCGGATTCATCGGATTGTTCACCATCGGCGGGATGACCGGACTGGCGCTGGCGGCACTCGGACTGGACGTCCACGTTCATGACACCTATTTTGTTGTCGCCCATTTTCATTACATCATGGTCGGCGGTATGGTCATGGCTTATCTCGGAGGGCTCCATTTCTGGTGGCCGAAGATGACCGGGCGCATGTATCCCGAATGGTGGGGACGCCTTTCGGCTTTAATCATCTTCGTCGGGTTCAATCTCGCCTTTTTCCCCCAGTTTCTCCTGGGCTACCTGGGGATGCCGCGACGTTACCACGCCTACCCGGAGGAATTTCAGGTGCTCAACGTCATGTCTTCGGCGGGCGCCTCAATCCTCGGCATCGGATACCTCATTCCGATGATCTACTTCATCTGGTCCATGCGGTACGGAGCGCAGGCCGGGCCCAATCCGTGGCAGGCTAAGGGGCTGGAATGGCAGACGCCCTCACCGCCCCCGACGGAGAATTTCCCCATCACCCCCGTTGTGACCGAAGACGCCTACGCTTATTCACAGGAGGAAGCAGCCGTTGTCTGA
- a CDS encoding cytochrome c oxidase subunit 3 family protein, giving the protein MSDVQTTLAHQFEDPDQQHEAASLGMWAFLITEIMFFGGLFAAYTVYRIQYPAAFVTASHLLDYKLGAVNTAVLICSSLTMALAVRAAQLGQRRNLIVFLILTMTLGTTFLGIKAAEYTHKFHERLIPGPNFTPNVSPNREAQLFFLLYYSMTGLHALHMVIGIGVLTWLLVRAVRGHFSHEYYSPVEMSGLYWHFVDIVWIYLFPLLYLVR; this is encoded by the coding sequence TTGTCTGACGTTCAAACGACGTTGGCTCATCAATTCGAGGACCCTGATCAGCAGCATGAAGCTGCGAGTCTCGGGATGTGGGCGTTCCTCATCACCGAGATCATGTTCTTCGGCGGACTGTTCGCAGCCTATACGGTTTATCGCATTCAGTATCCGGCGGCGTTTGTCACGGCCAGTCACCTGCTCGATTACAAGCTGGGAGCCGTGAACACGGCCGTGCTCATCTGCAGCAGTTTGACGATGGCCCTGGCCGTGCGAGCCGCGCAACTGGGGCAGCGGCGCAATCTCATCGTCTTCCTCATTCTGACGATGACGCTGGGGACTACATTCCTCGGGATCAAAGCCGCCGAATACACCCACAAATTTCACGAACGCCTCATTCCCGGACCGAATTTCACTCCTAATGTTTCGCCTAATCGAGAAGCGCAGCTTTTCTTCCTGCTCTATTACTCCATGACGGGCCTTCACGCCCTGCACATGGTTATCGGCATTGGTGTTCTCACGTGGCTCCTGGTGAGGGCCGTGCGCGGCCATTTCTCACACGAGTATTATTCGCCGGTGGAGATGAGCGGGCTCTACTGGCACTTCGTTGACATCGTCTGGATTTATCTCTTCCCGCTGCTTTATCTGGTGAGGTGA
- a CDS encoding cytochrome C oxidase subunit IV family protein translates to MAHQVVPPKVYLMIFATLLLLTLVTLDVAFFNLGILNTPIALTIASVKATLVILYFMHVRYAPRLTWVFAGAGFIWLVILLAFTLSDYYSRHWLPLPTGWTSSR, encoded by the coding sequence ATGGCGCATCAGGTTGTCCCGCCGAAAGTCTATCTCATGATCTTCGCCACCTTGCTCTTGTTGACGCTGGTGACGCTGGACGTTGCGTTTTTCAATTTGGGGATTCTCAACACGCCGATTGCCCTGACGATCGCCTCCGTCAAGGCGACGCTCGTCATCCTCTACTTCATGCACGTGCGCTATGCGCCGCGGCTCACTTGGGTGTTTGCCGGAGCCGGGTTTATCTGGCTCGTCATCCTGCTCGCCTTCACCCTGAGCGACTACTACAGCCGCCACTGGCTTCCCCTTCCCACCGGCTGGACTTCGAGCAGATGA